A window of the Halichoerus grypus chromosome 2, mHalGry1.hap1.1, whole genome shotgun sequence genome harbors these coding sequences:
- the POU4F3 gene encoding POU domain, class 4, transcription factor 3 isoform X1, with protein sequence MKRLILWKLQCCGLVRAFSERLVAKDGCHLTAGCVGLRAKMMAMNAKQPFGMHPVLQEPKFSSLHSGSEAMRRVCLPAPQLQGNIFGSFDESLLARAEALAAVDIVSHGKNHPFKPDATYHTMSSVPCTSTSSTVPISHPAALTSHPHHAVHQGLEGDLLEHISPTLSVSGLGAPEHSVMPAQIHPHHLGAMGHLHQAMGMSHPHAVAPHSAMPACLSDVESDPRELEAFAERFKQRRIKLGVTQADVGAALANLKIPGVGSLSQSTICRFESLTLSHNNMIALKPVLQAWLEEAEAAYREKNSKPELFNGSERKRKRTSIAAPEKRSLEAYFAIQPRPSSEKIAAIAEKLDLKKNVVRVWFCNQRQKQKRMKYSAVH encoded by the exons GGCCTTCTCAGAAAGACTGGTCGCGAAGGATGGGTGTCACCTTACTGCTGGCTGTGTGGGGCT GCGCGCGAAGATGATGGCCATGAACGCCAAGCAGCCTTTCGGCATGCACCCGGTGCTTCAAGAACCCAAATTCTCCAGCCTGCACTCCGGTTCCGAGGCCATGCGCCGAGTCTGTCTCCCAGCCCCGCAG CTGCAGGGTAATATATTTGGAAGCTTTGATGAGAGCCTGCTGGCACGCGCCGAAGCTCTGGCGGCGGTGGATATCGTCTCCCACGGCAAGAACCATCCGTTCAAGCCCGACGCCACCTACCATACCATGAGCAGCGTGCCCTGCACGTCCACTTCGTCCACCGTGCCCATATCCCACCCGGCCGCGCTCACCTCGCACCCGCACCACGCCGTGCACCAGGGCCTCGAGGGCGACCTGCTAGAGCACATCTCTCCCACGCTGAGCGTGAGCGGTTTGGGCGCCCCGGAGCACTCGGTGATGCCGGCGCAGATCCACCCGCACCACCTGGGCGCCATGGGCCACCTGCACCAGGCCATGGGCATGAGTCACCCACATGCCGTGGCGCCTCACAGCGCCATGCCCGCATGCCTCAGCGACGTGGAGTCGGACCCCCGAGAGCTCGAGGCCTTCGCCGAGCGCTTCAAGCAGCGGCGCATCAAGCTGGGGGTGACCCAGGCGGACGTGGGCGCGGCTCTAGCCAACCTCAAGATCCCCGGCGTAGGCTCGCTCAGCCAGAGCACCATTTGCAGGTTCgagtctctcactctctcacacaaCAACATGATCGCGCTCAAGCCCGTGCTTCAGGCCTGGCTGGAGGAAGCCGAGGCCGCCTATCGAGAGAAAAACAGCAAGCCAGAGCTCTTCAACGGCAGTGAGCGGAAGCGCAAACGCACGTCCATCGCGGCGCCAGAGAAGCGCTCACTGGAGGCCTACTTCGCCATCCAGCCGCGGCCCTCATCTGAGAAGATCGCGGCCATCGCCGAGAAACTGGACCTTAAAAAGAACGTGGTGAGGGTCTGGTTTTGCaaccagagacagaaacagaaacgAATGAAGTACTCGGCTGTCCACTGA
- the POU4F3 gene encoding POU domain, class 4, transcription factor 3 isoform X2 → MMAMNAKQPFGMHPVLQEPKFSSLHSGSEAMRRVCLPAPQLQGNIFGSFDESLLARAEALAAVDIVSHGKNHPFKPDATYHTMSSVPCTSTSSTVPISHPAALTSHPHHAVHQGLEGDLLEHISPTLSVSGLGAPEHSVMPAQIHPHHLGAMGHLHQAMGMSHPHAVAPHSAMPACLSDVESDPRELEAFAERFKQRRIKLGVTQADVGAALANLKIPGVGSLSQSTICRFESLTLSHNNMIALKPVLQAWLEEAEAAYREKNSKPELFNGSERKRKRTSIAAPEKRSLEAYFAIQPRPSSEKIAAIAEKLDLKKNVVRVWFCNQRQKQKRMKYSAVH, encoded by the exons ATGATGGCCATGAACGCCAAGCAGCCTTTCGGCATGCACCCGGTGCTTCAAGAACCCAAATTCTCCAGCCTGCACTCCGGTTCCGAGGCCATGCGCCGAGTCTGTCTCCCAGCCCCGCAG CTGCAGGGTAATATATTTGGAAGCTTTGATGAGAGCCTGCTGGCACGCGCCGAAGCTCTGGCGGCGGTGGATATCGTCTCCCACGGCAAGAACCATCCGTTCAAGCCCGACGCCACCTACCATACCATGAGCAGCGTGCCCTGCACGTCCACTTCGTCCACCGTGCCCATATCCCACCCGGCCGCGCTCACCTCGCACCCGCACCACGCCGTGCACCAGGGCCTCGAGGGCGACCTGCTAGAGCACATCTCTCCCACGCTGAGCGTGAGCGGTTTGGGCGCCCCGGAGCACTCGGTGATGCCGGCGCAGATCCACCCGCACCACCTGGGCGCCATGGGCCACCTGCACCAGGCCATGGGCATGAGTCACCCACATGCCGTGGCGCCTCACAGCGCCATGCCCGCATGCCTCAGCGACGTGGAGTCGGACCCCCGAGAGCTCGAGGCCTTCGCCGAGCGCTTCAAGCAGCGGCGCATCAAGCTGGGGGTGACCCAGGCGGACGTGGGCGCGGCTCTAGCCAACCTCAAGATCCCCGGCGTAGGCTCGCTCAGCCAGAGCACCATTTGCAGGTTCgagtctctcactctctcacacaaCAACATGATCGCGCTCAAGCCCGTGCTTCAGGCCTGGCTGGAGGAAGCCGAGGCCGCCTATCGAGAGAAAAACAGCAAGCCAGAGCTCTTCAACGGCAGTGAGCGGAAGCGCAAACGCACGTCCATCGCGGCGCCAGAGAAGCGCTCACTGGAGGCCTACTTCGCCATCCAGCCGCGGCCCTCATCTGAGAAGATCGCGGCCATCGCCGAGAAACTGGACCTTAAAAAGAACGTGGTGAGGGTCTGGTTTTGCaaccagagacagaaacagaaacgAATGAAGTACTCGGCTGTCCACTGA